In Streptomyces sp. NBC_00483, a single window of DNA contains:
- a CDS encoding enoyl-CoA hydratase/isomerase family protein has product MTDHLQPSDGYKTLHLDQDGPVLHARLHAGRTDAVLDVAAIDDLLRLLDSLTERTDVKVLVLSSLADDFCLGADRSEFADARKADPTGAALRRIVDKGFRLCQALETTDAITIARLHGRVTGAGLALVSYCDLRVGADTSRYRMPEVGLGLPPAWGGATGRLITEVGVSRIRELMLTSREFDAATAHRIDFLHDTVPEEDLDRAVTAWTRLLGRRSQESMIAAKRILTGYARARHTADLGPLDANLLTAHL; this is encoded by the coding sequence ATGACCGACCACCTCCAGCCCTCCGACGGCTACAAAACCCTCCACCTCGACCAGGACGGGCCCGTCCTGCACGCCCGGCTCCACGCCGGCCGCACGGACGCCGTCCTCGACGTCGCCGCCATCGACGACCTCCTGCGACTGCTCGACAGCCTCACCGAGCGCACCGACGTGAAGGTCCTGGTCCTGTCCTCGCTGGCCGACGACTTCTGCCTGGGAGCCGACCGCAGCGAGTTCGCCGACGCACGCAAGGCCGACCCGACCGGCGCGGCCCTGCGCCGCATCGTCGACAAGGGCTTCCGGCTCTGTCAGGCACTGGAGACCACCGACGCCATCACCATCGCGCGCCTCCACGGCCGGGTCACCGGTGCCGGCCTCGCCCTCGTCTCCTACTGCGACCTCCGCGTCGGCGCCGACACCAGCCGCTACCGCATGCCCGAAGTAGGCCTCGGACTGCCGCCCGCATGGGGAGGGGCCACCGGCCGCCTCATCACCGAGGTCGGAGTCTCCCGCATCCGCGAACTCATGCTGACCAGCCGCGAGTTCGACGCCGCCACCGCGCACCGGATCGACTTCCTGCACGACACCGTGCCCGAAGAGGACCTCGACCGCGCGGTCACCGCCTGGACGCGTCTCCTCGGCCGCCGCTCCCAGGAATCAATGATCGCCGCCAAACGGATACTGACCGGCTACGCCCGCGCCCGTCACACTGCCGACCTGGGCCCACTCGACGCCAATCTCCTCACCGCCCACCTGTAA
- a CDS encoding cytochrome P450, protein MGIAVLPQDLRRATVRVFSRLRTPQGQANPLPHYAELAASGPVSPAPWGGHLVTGFAECDQVLRDRQWCEPDRRWRERQGRGTRWAAPSSQEMSHALPNLNGPEHARIRRAADGFDRAAIGRLLPVITTATDRLLDTFHEQLRHGEADFAALVGEELPIATVGHWLGLPRADWPRLRELTHDQVFTQELLPTASQLARSDAATVELRTYFTDLVRARRARPGDDPVSQWIRTWDTLETDRDQADHQVYHLARFVLLAALETTATLLSQAVLHLVEHPLHWDAVAADPELVPGAVEESLRYDPPTHVISRVASHDMRLAGRHIREGEMAHLLIGAAHHDPHRHADPATYNPHRNPGGHLAFSGGVHYCLGAPLVRLEAQTLITQLTRRIPRPTLVRPPTWAPRVAFRRLLNLDLTLA, encoded by the coding sequence GTGGGAATCGCCGTACTGCCGCAGGATCTTCGCCGCGCCACCGTCAGAGTCTTCTCGCGCCTGCGCACCCCCCAGGGGCAGGCAAATCCACTCCCTCACTACGCCGAACTCGCTGCATCAGGACCGGTCAGCCCCGCACCCTGGGGCGGCCACCTGGTCACCGGGTTCGCCGAGTGCGACCAGGTCCTGCGCGACCGGCAGTGGTGCGAACCCGACCGGCGCTGGCGCGAGCGGCAGGGCCGGGGCACCCGCTGGGCCGCGCCGTCCTCGCAGGAGATGAGCCACGCCCTGCCCAACCTCAACGGGCCGGAACACGCCCGAATACGCCGGGCGGCCGACGGTTTCGACCGCGCCGCCATCGGCCGTCTCCTCCCCGTGATCACGACAGCCACCGACCGCCTCCTCGACACATTCCACGAACAACTCCGCCACGGGGAGGCCGACTTCGCAGCCCTGGTCGGCGAGGAGCTCCCCATCGCCACGGTCGGACACTGGCTGGGTTTACCCCGCGCCGACTGGCCCCGGCTGCGCGAGCTCACCCACGACCAGGTGTTCACCCAGGAACTCCTGCCGACCGCGAGCCAGCTCGCCCGCTCCGACGCCGCAACCGTGGAACTGCGCACGTACTTCACCGACCTCGTCCGCGCTCGCCGCGCCCGCCCGGGAGACGACCCCGTCTCGCAGTGGATCCGCACCTGGGACACCCTCGAAACCGACCGCGACCAGGCCGACCACCAGGTCTACCACCTGGCCCGCTTCGTCCTGCTGGCCGCGCTGGAGACCACCGCGACCCTGCTGTCCCAAGCGGTCCTCCACCTCGTCGAACACCCCCTGCACTGGGACGCGGTCGCCGCCGACCCCGAACTCGTCCCGGGCGCCGTGGAGGAGAGCCTGCGCTACGACCCACCCACCCACGTCATCAGCCGCGTCGCCTCCCACGACATGCGCCTGGCCGGCCGCCACATCCGCGAGGGCGAGATGGCCCACCTCCTGATCGGCGCCGCCCACCACGACCCGCACCGGCACGCCGACCCCGCCACCTACAACCCGCACCGAAACCCCGGGGGCCACCTCGCCTTCAGCGGCGGCGTCCACTACTGCCTCGGCGCCCCCCTGGTCCGCCTGGAAGCACAGACCCTCATCACCCAACTCACCCGCCGCATCCCCCGCCCCACCCTCGTACGCCCGCCCACCTGGGCGCCCCGCGTCGCCTTCCGCCGCCTCCTGAACCTGGACCTCACCCTCGCATGA
- a CDS encoding cytochrome P450, with translation MSQPTDPRLIPPGCPAHTQGGNTQLYGTDFAANPEAYYAHLRQAGPSAPVDIAPGVEAELVTSYDAALHILQNPATFPRDARRWNALNEGRVPADSPALPMMAWRRNALFADGADHAKLRQAVTAALATVDERALIRQTQASADYLISGFSSDRHGRAELMAEYAGPLPLLVFSHLFGCPPEIGDRVITGISGIFEGAAGADQILGQALAELIALKHRRPGDDLTTELIRQHTLLTSDRAEADEAVLQQLVTLLSGGTAPLAAAIGTSAALYLGEDWPTGLPVEDAVSQALWSYAPIANYAGHYPTVDIELGERRLRAGDPVLISFAAANTDPRLTEHRAQLNSKAHLAFGAGPHACPAKDPALLIAVTAVECLLNRLPDLELDRPFSALDWVPSPWSRALAALPVRFSPRAVSTASAPYESAAPAVSRPTPGLQPPAAEPAASASTGAGVDDESGQGKKRKAGLFSRFVAWTRGE, from the coding sequence ATGTCCCAGCCGACCGACCCCCGCCTGATACCGCCCGGCTGCCCCGCGCACACCCAGGGCGGCAACACCCAGCTGTACGGGACCGATTTCGCGGCCAACCCCGAGGCCTACTACGCGCACCTGCGACAGGCCGGGCCCAGCGCGCCCGTCGACATCGCCCCCGGCGTCGAGGCCGAACTCGTCACCAGCTACGACGCCGCCCTGCACATCCTGCAGAACCCGGCCACCTTCCCGCGCGACGCGCGCCGCTGGAACGCGCTGAACGAGGGGCGGGTGCCGGCCGACAGCCCGGCCCTGCCGATGATGGCCTGGCGGCGCAACGCCCTGTTCGCCGACGGTGCCGACCACGCCAAGCTGCGCCAGGCCGTCACCGCTGCCCTGGCCACCGTGGACGAGCGTGCGCTGATCCGCCAGACCCAGGCCTCCGCCGACTACCTCATCAGCGGCTTCAGCTCGGACCGGCACGGCCGCGCCGAGCTCATGGCCGAGTACGCCGGCCCCCTGCCCCTGCTGGTCTTCTCCCACCTGTTCGGCTGCCCTCCCGAGATCGGCGACCGGGTCATCACCGGGATCTCCGGCATCTTCGAGGGCGCCGCCGGCGCGGACCAGATCCTCGGCCAGGCGCTCGCCGAGCTGATCGCGCTCAAGCACCGCCGGCCGGGCGACGACCTCACCACCGAGCTGATCCGCCAGCACACCCTCCTCACCAGCGACCGGGCCGAGGCCGACGAGGCCGTGCTCCAGCAGCTCGTCACGCTGCTCTCCGGCGGCACCGCGCCGCTCGCCGCGGCCATCGGCACCAGCGCCGCCCTGTACCTGGGGGAGGACTGGCCCACCGGCCTTCCGGTCGAGGACGCCGTCTCCCAGGCCCTGTGGTCCTACGCGCCGATCGCCAACTACGCCGGTCACTACCCGACGGTGGACATCGAACTCGGCGAGCGGAGGCTGCGGGCCGGCGATCCGGTGCTCATCTCGTTCGCCGCGGCCAACACGGATCCGCGGCTGACCGAGCACCGGGCCCAGCTCAACTCGAAGGCCCATCTCGCGTTCGGGGCGGGACCCCACGCGTGTCCGGCGAAGGACCCGGCGCTGCTGATCGCGGTGACGGCGGTCGAGTGCCTGCTCAACCGGCTGCCCGACCTGGAGCTCGACAGGCCCTTCTCGGCGCTCGACTGGGTGCCCTCGCCGTGGAGCCGCGCGCTGGCCGCGTTGCCCGTGCGCTTCTCCCCACGGGCCGTCTCCACCGCCTCCGCCCCGTACGAGTCCGCCGCCCCGGCGGTGTCCCGGCCCACGCCCGGCCTCCAGCCGCCCGCGGCCGAGCCGGCCGCCTCCGCTTCCACCGGAGCCGGCGTCGATGACGAGTCCGGCCAGGGCAAAAAGCGCAAGGCGGGACTGTTCAGCCGCTTCGTGGCATGGACCAGGGGCGAGTGA
- a CDS encoding GTP-binding protein encodes MYLDPSVSQAVKVLIVGHFGVGKTTCIGSLSEIKPLRTEEQITMASVGLDDLTNTPNKTTTTVAMDFGRLTLSDSLVLYLFGTPGQERFTEMWEDLSRGALGALVLVDPARIDESFAVLDLVESFGLTYTVGVNSFAGGTEYALKEVHEALNLHPETPIVRCDVRDERSSAEALITLVQHLMTQLAA; translated from the coding sequence GTGTACCTGGATCCCTCTGTCAGCCAGGCCGTGAAGGTGCTCATCGTGGGCCATTTCGGCGTGGGGAAAACCACCTGCATCGGCAGTCTCTCGGAGATCAAACCGCTGCGGACCGAAGAGCAGATCACGATGGCCAGTGTGGGGCTCGACGACCTCACCAACACACCGAACAAGACGACCACCACCGTGGCCATGGACTTCGGCCGCCTCACCCTCTCCGACAGCCTGGTCCTCTACCTGTTCGGCACGCCCGGCCAGGAGCGGTTCACCGAAATGTGGGAGGACCTCTCGCGCGGCGCACTGGGCGCGCTCGTCCTGGTCGACCCCGCGCGCATCGACGAGTCCTTCGCCGTCCTCGACCTCGTCGAGTCCTTCGGTCTCACCTACACGGTCGGTGTGAACTCCTTCGCGGGCGGCACCGAGTACGCCCTCAAGGAGGTGCACGAGGCACTGAACCTCCACCCCGAGACCCCGATCGTGCGGTGCGACGTACGCGACGAGCGTTCCTCCGCCGAGGCACTGATCACCCTCGTGCAGCACCTCATGACCCAGCTCGCCGCCTAG
- a CDS encoding DUF742 domain-containing protein: MSEPSGPDLELTSDLVPLFVITNGRSLPPEHEFEHTAMVTSADGSEAALRALTPEARRVMEVVTGGVLSVAEVAGHTRFPIGVVRILLAQLAEAGLLDVRQPVPAAELVDIDLVRAVRTGLQKKFGV; encoded by the coding sequence ATGTCTGAGCCCAGCGGTCCGGACCTCGAGCTGACGTCCGACCTCGTCCCGCTCTTCGTGATCACGAACGGGCGGTCCCTGCCCCCCGAGCACGAATTCGAGCACACCGCGATGGTGACCTCTGCCGACGGGTCCGAGGCCGCCCTGCGCGCCCTGACACCCGAGGCCCGCAGGGTCATGGAAGTGGTCACCGGCGGAGTCCTGTCCGTCGCCGAGGTCGCCGGCCACACCCGGTTCCCGATCGGCGTCGTGCGCATCCTGCTGGCCCAACTCGCGGAGGCCGGCCTGCTCGACGTCCGCCAGCCGGTCCCGGCCGCCGAACTGGTGGACATCGACCTCGTCCGTGCTGTGCGCACCGGCCTGCAGAAGAAATTCGGAGTGTGA
- a CDS encoding roadblock/LC7 domain-containing protein has product MLDDIVNNVPGARHAVLLSADGLPRASTEGLGERDLVTISTAMSGIQALSRATAPFVGTAPAASWTQTIIEFQHGWIFLIGAGQGAYLAAAAEPHVDMQQISYRMHRLVARLGHNMTSAPRVDGPQAGRRGSPEPAPGEETADVLKELDVALADVPGARHAVLLGGDGLPRGGTSGLPRDLADRISAAMTGIHANSRAAAQFAGATADVAWQQTAIEFQHGWIFLIAAGDGALLAASADHDCNIEHLTSQLHAAELRIAASAGAGRVPGNV; this is encoded by the coding sequence ATGCTCGATGACATCGTTAACAACGTGCCCGGCGCGCGCCATGCGGTCCTGCTGTCCGCCGACGGCCTGCCCCGTGCATCCACCGAGGGCCTCGGCGAGCGGGACCTGGTGACCATCTCCACGGCCATGTCCGGTATCCAGGCCCTGAGCCGGGCCACGGCGCCCTTCGTCGGAACCGCGCCGGCCGCGTCCTGGACGCAGACCATCATCGAGTTCCAGCACGGCTGGATCTTCCTGATCGGTGCCGGTCAGGGCGCCTATCTGGCGGCGGCCGCGGAACCCCATGTGGACATGCAGCAGATCAGTTACCGCATGCACCGTCTGGTGGCCCGGCTGGGACACAACATGACGTCCGCACCTCGCGTGGACGGTCCGCAGGCAGGCCGGCGCGGCAGCCCCGAGCCGGCGCCCGGTGAGGAGACGGCCGATGTGCTCAAGGAGCTCGATGTGGCGCTCGCCGACGTGCCCGGCGCCCGCCACGCGGTGCTGCTGGGCGGCGACGGCCTGCCGCGCGGCGGCACCTCGGGCCTGCCGCGCGATCTCGCCGACCGGATCTCGGCGGCCATGACCGGCATCCACGCCAACAGCCGGGCGGCCGCGCAGTTCGCGGGCGCGACCGCGGACGTGGCGTGGCAGCAGACGGCCATCGAGTTCCAGCACGGGTGGATCTTCCTCATCGCCGCCGGCGACGGGGCGCTCCTGGCGGCCTCCGCCGACCACGACTGCAACATCGAGCACCTGACGTCCCAGCTGCATGCGGCAGAGCTCAGGATCGCGGCCTCTGCCGGGGCCGGCAGGGTGCCCGGCAATGTCTGA
- a CDS encoding ATP-binding protein → MTHALVWTLGAIALISVAANVALITRNRAVTAKRRQAEAAQKQELSRATAQLAAQQGELAAARSERESVIAGAREAAEDSTKSVLKGAASFLQSLAAEQTALLDTVQRKHGGHEVLSDLLDVAHANAQMARKAQGIAVMCGAPLGRRNRPASVYDVVQNAKGQIRNFQRVSIMQQSGLALKASAVTPVALAVAELLDNAASFSQHDAPIEVTFQRVQGNLCIVIDDAGVSMNDEDRQRATALLSGDEAPRLQQLGTQPKFGFPVIGLIARQHGFRVDVTGVSRYGGVRAVVRLPEELWTMEEATPKAAAPAPAPAPAPHPATAPVRQGPGPSGVAPQRTAHGLPKRAARQTPTASPAAGRAPRPVDEATQTGPRASSRGLGAFQRGTLEARADESPLGEGSDER, encoded by the coding sequence ATGACCCACGCACTTGTGTGGACCCTGGGTGCGATTGCGCTGATATCCGTCGCCGCGAATGTCGCACTCATTACCCGCAACCGAGCGGTGACCGCGAAGAGACGCCAGGCCGAGGCCGCGCAGAAACAGGAGCTGAGCCGCGCCACCGCGCAACTCGCGGCCCAACAGGGCGAGTTGGCTGCGGCCCGCTCCGAGCGGGAGAGCGTCATCGCCGGGGCGCGCGAGGCCGCGGAGGACAGCACGAAGAGCGTCCTCAAGGGCGCGGCGAGCTTCCTGCAGAGCCTTGCGGCCGAACAGACCGCCCTGCTGGACACCGTGCAGCGCAAGCACGGCGGCCACGAGGTGCTCAGCGACCTCCTCGACGTGGCGCACGCGAACGCCCAGATGGCACGCAAGGCACAGGGCATCGCGGTGATGTGCGGTGCGCCGCTGGGCCGCCGCAACCGGCCGGCCAGCGTGTACGACGTCGTGCAGAACGCGAAGGGCCAGATCCGCAACTTCCAGCGCGTGTCGATCATGCAGCAGAGTGGTCTCGCCCTCAAGGCGTCCGCGGTCACGCCGGTGGCGCTGGCGGTCGCCGAGCTGCTGGACAACGCGGCGAGCTTCTCGCAGCACGACGCTCCGATCGAGGTCACGTTCCAGCGTGTCCAGGGCAACCTCTGCATCGTCATCGACGACGCCGGCGTCAGCATGAACGACGAGGACCGGCAGCGGGCGACCGCCCTGCTCTCCGGCGACGAGGCGCCGCGGCTGCAGCAGCTGGGCACGCAGCCCAAGTTCGGTTTCCCCGTGATCGGCCTGATCGCCCGTCAGCACGGCTTCCGGGTGGACGTCACCGGGGTCTCCCGCTACGGCGGAGTGCGGGCCGTCGTCCGACTGCCCGAGGAGTTGTGGACCATGGAAGAGGCGACCCCCAAGGCCGCGGCGCCGGCTCCCGCTCCCGCCCCGGCCCCCCACCCTGCGACCGCCCCCGTGCGGCAGGGCCCGGGCCCGTCCGGGGTCGCTCCCCAGCGCACCGCGCACGGACTGCCCAAGCGTGCTGCCCGGCAGACGCCGACGGCCTCCCCGGCCGCGGGCCGTGCGCCCCGTCCGGTGGACGAGGCCACGCAGACCGGGCCGCGGGCATCCAGCCGGGGCCTGGGTGCGTTCCAGCGCGGCACCCTTGAAGCCCGCGCCGATGAGTCCCCCCTGGGCGAAGGGTCTGATGAGCGGTGA
- a CDS encoding AraC family transcriptional regulator ligand-binding domain-containing protein, translated as MSASGRVPAGTVPPHVTRLLLRAGQAAGLDRSRLAKVAGLASLDDEAVRLPSASLVRIWEEWAARLRDLGGGSLPWRLWRPGSLGVWDYLFTSADTLTEAFEHADRHAAVVTDPSESFTPVHDAAGLTVTFHGRFASHPIFPIIAEFAVSMILTAAASGAGRPLTPLRVTLTGPAPRRHGHLAETYGTRNIAFGAETPSVTFSAADTNRPLPRADPVLAAILRDHARTRVATSRAVLSWLDRFRGEVELSLTHGAPDLTHIAHRLGMSPRTVQRRLHEEDTTWRTELECARRRRVEQLLATSLTVESIATRTGYTDPRSLRRALHRWYGQGPAELRRPRTSP; from the coding sequence GTGTCCGCATCCGGTCGGGTTCCGGCCGGAACCGTTCCCCCGCACGTGACGCGGCTGCTGCTGCGCGCGGGACAGGCGGCGGGACTGGACCGAAGCCGGCTGGCGAAGGTGGCCGGGCTGGCAAGCCTGGACGACGAGGCCGTGCGGCTGCCCTCGGCCTCGCTCGTACGGATATGGGAGGAGTGGGCGGCTCGGCTGCGCGACCTCGGCGGCGGCTCGCTGCCCTGGCGGCTGTGGCGCCCCGGCTCGCTCGGCGTGTGGGACTACCTGTTCACCAGCGCCGATACGCTCACGGAAGCATTCGAGCACGCCGACCGCCACGCGGCAGTCGTCACCGATCCGTCGGAGTCGTTCACACCGGTGCACGATGCCGCCGGACTCACCGTCACCTTCCACGGCCGGTTCGCCAGCCACCCGATCTTCCCGATCATCGCCGAGTTCGCCGTGTCGATGATCCTCACCGCGGCCGCCTCGGGCGCCGGCCGCCCGCTGACCCCGCTCCGGGTGACCCTCACCGGCCCTGCGCCGCGCCGGCACGGGCACCTGGCCGAGACGTACGGCACCCGCAACATCGCGTTCGGCGCGGAGACGCCCTCCGTCACCTTCTCGGCCGCCGACACGAACCGGCCCCTGCCGCGGGCGGATCCGGTACTGGCAGCCATCCTGCGCGACCACGCGCGCACCAGGGTGGCCACCTCCCGCGCCGTGCTGTCGTGGCTCGACCGCTTCCGCGGCGAGGTCGAACTGAGCCTCACCCACGGCGCACCCGACCTCACCCACATCGCCCACAGACTGGGGATGTCACCCCGCACGGTGCAGCGCCGCCTCCACGAAGAGGACACCACCTGGCGCACGGAGCTGGAATGCGCCCGCCGGCGGCGCGTGGAGCAGCTGCTCGCGACCTCACTGACCGTGGAGTCGATCGCGACCCGCACCGGCTACACCGACCCGCGCTCCCTGCGCCGCGCCCTCCACCGCTGGTACGGCCAGGGCCCCGCCGAACTGCGCCGCCCCCGCACCTCGCCGTAA
- a CDS encoding cold-shock protein produces the protein MASGTVKWFNSEKGFGFIEQDGGGPDVFAHYSNISGNGYRELTEGEKVSFDVTQGQKGPQAENIVRG, from the coding sequence ATGGCCAGCGGCACCGTGAAGTGGTTCAACAGCGAGAAGGGCTTCGGCTTCATCGAGCAGGACGGCGGGGGCCCCGACGTGTTTGCCCACTACTCCAACATCTCCGGCAACGGCTACCGCGAGCTCACCGAGGGCGAAAAGGTCAGCTTCGACGTCACCCAGGGCCAGAAGGGCCCGCAGGCCGAGAACATCGTGCGCGGCTAA
- a CDS encoding acyl-CoA thioester hydrolase/BAAT C-terminal domain-containing protein, translating into MVVIERELTEPWEGVLVAPACGSGIGVVVLAGSSGRIERERARILAQQGMTALSIRWFGGPGQAPGICEVPLETFTAAVGFLRANGAERIGVLGSSKGAEAALLTAVHDPRVDVVIALSPTSRVWCNVGPGRDGAQRPYRSSWTWREQALPFVPLDDSWTPAKPGSGPVAIRGWYERSELTFAHLLTPAEIAVEQARVDLLLVAGGDDAMWPSLPFAEQLAGRRRLVGAPVRLIVRHDAGHRTRFPGESAASASPQFLYGGTPEADAALGAAAWPHILNSLRGGG; encoded by the coding sequence GTGGTTGTCATTGAGCGGGAGCTGACCGAGCCCTGGGAAGGTGTTCTGGTCGCTCCCGCCTGCGGCAGTGGCATCGGCGTTGTGGTGCTGGCGGGTTCCAGCGGGCGTATCGAACGGGAGAGAGCGCGCATCCTCGCCCAGCAGGGCATGACGGCCTTGTCGATCCGCTGGTTCGGCGGGCCGGGCCAGGCTCCGGGAATCTGCGAGGTCCCCCTGGAGACCTTCACCGCCGCCGTCGGCTTCCTCCGGGCGAACGGGGCGGAACGCATCGGCGTGCTGGGCAGCTCCAAGGGGGCCGAGGCGGCTCTGCTGACGGCGGTGCACGATCCGCGCGTGGACGTGGTGATCGCGCTGTCGCCCACGTCTCGCGTCTGGTGCAACGTCGGACCGGGGCGCGACGGAGCGCAGCGCCCTTATCGATCGTCCTGGACCTGGCGGGAACAGGCGCTGCCTTTCGTCCCGCTGGATGATTCCTGGACTCCCGCCAAGCCGGGCAGCGGGCCGGTCGCCATCCGCGGATGGTACGAACGCAGCGAGCTGACGTTCGCTCACCTGCTTACTCCAGCGGAGATCGCCGTGGAGCAGGCTCGGGTCGATCTCCTGCTGGTCGCAGGCGGAGACGATGCGATGTGGCCGTCCCTTCCCTTCGCCGAACAACTGGCCGGGCGCCGACGCTTGGTTGGGGCCCCCGTGCGTCTGATCGTCCGCCATGATGCCGGCCACCGGACGCGGTTTCCTGGTGAGAGTGCCGCGTCGGCATCCCCGCAATTCCTGTACGGAGGCACGCCCGAAGCCGACGCGGCCTTGGGGGCGGCTGCCTGGCCCCACATCCTCAACTCGCTCCGCGGCGGGGGCTGA
- a CDS encoding oxidoreductase: protein MSFTDQQQPRGSPFSASSTAEDVMAGLDLSARTAVVSGGYSGLGLETTRALAAAGARVIVPARRPDAARAALKEVNNCEVIAMDLADLAGVRAACAYIGDRFGRLDLLMAVAGVMATAQRRVGPGWEGQLTANHFGHFTLACELYPLLAAADGARVVVNSSAGHALTGIRWHDPHFRTGYDKWLAYGQAKTANALFAVHLDAVGQGDGVRAFALHPGRIITALQREMTLREQIDRGWVDEHGTVIGDGFKTPSQGAATGLWAATSPLLAHRGGLYLEDCDVARVCAPGTPMDDGGVRAHAVDPGEAARLWDLSLAATGATPIT from the coding sequence ATGTCCTTCACCGATCAGCAGCAGCCCCGCGGCTCGCCCTTCTCCGCCTCCAGCACCGCCGAAGACGTCATGGCCGGCCTCGACCTCTCCGCAAGGACGGCCGTGGTGAGCGGGGGCTACTCGGGGCTCGGCCTGGAGACCACCCGGGCGCTGGCGGCCGCCGGAGCCCGGGTCATCGTTCCCGCACGCCGCCCCGACGCTGCCCGTGCCGCGCTGAAGGAGGTGAACAACTGCGAGGTCATTGCCATGGACCTGGCCGACCTCGCCGGTGTCCGCGCAGCCTGCGCGTACATCGGCGACCGTTTCGGGCGGCTCGATCTCCTGATGGCTGTCGCCGGGGTCATGGCCACAGCGCAGCGGCGCGTCGGGCCCGGCTGGGAGGGCCAGCTCACCGCCAACCACTTCGGGCACTTCACCCTCGCCTGCGAGCTCTACCCGCTGCTGGCCGCCGCGGACGGCGCGCGCGTCGTCGTCAACAGCTCCGCCGGACACGCCCTGACCGGCATCCGCTGGCACGATCCGCACTTTCGTACCGGCTACGACAAGTGGCTGGCCTACGGCCAGGCCAAGACCGCCAACGCCCTGTTCGCGGTCCACCTCGACGCCGTCGGGCAGGGCGACGGGGTGCGGGCCTTCGCCCTGCACCCCGGCAGGATCATCACCGCTCTCCAGCGGGAGATGACACTCCGGGAGCAGATCGACCGCGGCTGGGTGGACGAGCACGGCACGGTCATCGGCGACGGTTTCAAAACCCCCTCCCAGGGGGCCGCCACCGGCCTGTGGGCCGCCACGTCCCCGCTCCTCGCCCACCGGGGCGGCCTCTACCTGGAGGACTGCGACGTCGCCCGCGTCTGCGCCCCCGGCACCCCCATGGACGACGGCGGCGTCCGCGCCCACGCCGTCGACCCCGGCGAGGCGGCCCGGCTCTGGGACCTGTCCCTCGCCGCGACCGGCGCCACGCCGATCACCTAG
- a CDS encoding MerR family transcriptional regulator, whose amino-acid sequence MTSTGAPMQSLGIGEVAERTGLSVHALRFYEREGLLVGPLQRTSGGRRRYTALDVDWLLICVKLRASGMPLADLKHFAELVRHGPGNEEQRLRLLDTHRRRVDAQIQALEECRSLIAWKTGVYAEHLARGEAGGLWDPTA is encoded by the coding sequence ATGACCAGCACCGGGGCTCCTATGCAGTCGCTGGGCATCGGCGAGGTCGCCGAACGGACCGGGCTGAGCGTGCACGCCCTGCGCTTCTACGAGCGCGAGGGCCTGCTCGTCGGGCCTCTCCAGCGCACATCCGGCGGCCGCCGGCGCTACACCGCCCTCGATGTCGACTGGCTGCTGATCTGCGTCAAGCTCCGCGCATCCGGCATGCCGCTCGCCGACCTCAAACACTTCGCCGAACTCGTCCGCCACGGACCGGGCAACGAGGAGCAACGTCTGCGGCTGCTGGACACCCACCGCCGACGCGTCGACGCACAGATCCAGGCCCTGGAGGAATGCCGGTCCCTCATCGCCTGGAAGACCGGCGTCTACGCCGAACACCTCGCCCGCGGTGAAGCCGGCGGCCTGTGGGACCCGACCGCCTGA